The Manis javanica isolate MJ-LG chromosome 6, MJ_LKY, whole genome shotgun sequence genome contains a region encoding:
- the ATP5MG gene encoding ATP synthase subunit g, mitochondrial yields MARFVRNLAEKTPALVNAAVTYSKPRLATFWYYAKVELVPPTPTEIPTAIQSLKKIVRSAQTGSFKQLTVKEALLNGLVATEVWMWFYVGEIIGKRGIIGYDV; encoded by the exons ATGGCCCGGTTCGTCCGTAACCTCGCGGAGAAGACCCCGGCGCTGGTGAACG ctgCTGTGACTTACTCGAAGCCTCGATTGGCCACATTTTGGTACTATGCCAAGGTTGAACTGGTTCCTCCAACCCCTACTGAGATCCCTACAGCTATTCAGAGCTTGAAAAAAATAGTCAGGAGTGCTCAGACGGGTAGCTTCAAACAGCTCACAGTTAAG GAAGCTCTGCTGAATGGTTTGGTGGCCACTGAGGTGTGGATGTGGTTTTATGTTGGTGAGATTATAGGCAAGCGTGGCATCATTGGCTATGATGTTTGA